A stretch of the Streptomyces ortus genome encodes the following:
- the glgX gene encoding glycogen debranching protein GlgX, whose translation MQVWPGQAYPLGATYDGAGTNFAVFSEAADRIELCLLHDDGSETAIELRETDAFVRHAYLPGVMPGQRYGFRVHGPYEPERGQRCNSAKLLLDPYAKAISGSIDWGEEVYGYHFDSPGRRNDLDSAPHTMSSVVVNPYFDWGDDRRPRTEYHHTVLYEAHVKGLTMRHPGLPDELRGTYAALAHPAIIEHLTELGVTALELMPVHQFVNDHRLVDMGLNNYWGYNTIGFFAPHNAYASWGDRGQQVLEFKSAVRALHEAGIEVILDVVYNHTAEGNHLGPTLSFKGLDNASYYRLTDDPTYYMDTTGTGNSLLMRSPHVLQLIMDSLRYWVTEMHVDGFRFDLAATLARQFHEVDRLSSFFDLVQQDPVVSQVKLIAEPWDVGEGGYQVGNFPPLWTEWNGKYRDTVRDMWRGEPQTLAEFASRLTGSSDLYQDDGRRPLASINFVTCHDGFTMHDLVSYNEKHNDANGEDNRDGESHNRSWNCGAEGETDDPEVLALRGRQMRNFTATLLLSQGVPMLSHGDEFARTQHGNNNAYCQDTELSWVPWPEDGSELLEFTRAMVRLRREHPVFRRRRFFHGRPVEGTHDDLSDIAWFTPAGEEMAQDDWDSTQARALSVFLNGNAISEPGPRGERIADDSFLLLFNASPKTLEFVVPVNHGRQWEVVVDTGRAAGVAPGTGAKVKAGDRVSLVDRSMVVLQRPA comes from the coding sequence ATGCAGGTCTGGCCTGGACAGGCGTACCCACTCGGTGCCACGTACGACGGCGCCGGCACGAATTTCGCGGTCTTCTCGGAGGCCGCGGACCGGATCGAGCTGTGTCTGCTGCACGACGACGGCTCGGAAACGGCGATAGAGCTGCGCGAGACCGACGCGTTCGTCCGGCACGCGTACCTGCCCGGCGTGATGCCGGGACAGCGGTACGGCTTTCGCGTGCACGGTCCCTACGAACCGGAGCGGGGGCAGCGCTGCAATTCGGCGAAGCTGCTGCTCGACCCGTACGCGAAGGCCATAAGCGGCAGCATCGACTGGGGGGAGGAGGTGTACGGCTACCACTTCGACTCGCCGGGCAGGCGCAATGACCTGGACTCGGCACCCCACACGATGAGCTCCGTGGTGGTCAATCCGTACTTCGACTGGGGCGACGACCGGCGCCCGCGCACGGAATACCACCACACCGTGCTGTACGAGGCCCATGTGAAGGGCCTGACGATGCGGCACCCCGGGCTGCCGGACGAGCTGCGCGGCACGTACGCGGCGCTCGCCCACCCCGCCATCATCGAACATCTGACCGAACTGGGTGTCACAGCCCTCGAACTGATGCCCGTGCACCAGTTCGTGAACGACCACCGCCTGGTCGACATGGGCCTCAACAACTACTGGGGCTACAACACGATCGGCTTCTTCGCCCCCCACAACGCGTACGCGTCCTGGGGCGACCGGGGACAGCAGGTCCTGGAGTTCAAGTCGGCCGTCCGGGCGCTCCACGAGGCGGGCATCGAGGTCATCCTCGACGTGGTCTACAACCACACCGCCGAGGGCAACCACCTGGGCCCGACGCTGTCCTTCAAGGGCCTCGACAACGCCTCGTACTACCGGCTGACGGACGACCCCACCTACTACATGGACACCACGGGCACGGGCAACTCCCTGCTCATGCGTTCCCCGCACGTACTCCAGCTCATCATGGACTCGCTGCGGTACTGGGTCACCGAGATGCACGTCGACGGGTTCCGTTTCGACCTGGCGGCGACCCTGGCCCGGCAGTTCCACGAGGTGGACCGGCTGTCGTCGTTCTTCGACCTGGTCCAGCAGGACCCGGTGGTCTCCCAGGTGAAGCTGATCGCCGAACCCTGGGACGTCGGCGAGGGCGGCTACCAGGTGGGCAACTTCCCGCCCCTGTGGACCGAGTGGAACGGAAAGTACCGCGACACCGTACGGGACATGTGGCGGGGCGAGCCGCAGACGCTCGCCGAGTTCGCGTCCCGGCTGACGGGGTCCTCGGACCTCTACCAGGACGACGGGCGGCGTCCGCTGGCCTCCATCAACTTCGTCACCTGCCACGACGGCTTCACGATGCACGACCTGGTGTCGTACAACGAGAAGCACAACGACGCGAACGGCGAGGACAACCGCGACGGCGAGAGCCACAACCGCTCGTGGAACTGCGGGGCCGAGGGCGAGACCGACGATCCGGAGGTCCTGGCGCTGCGCGGACGCCAGATGCGCAACTTCACCGCGACGCTGCTGCTCTCGCAGGGCGTGCCGATGCTCAGCCACGGCGACGAGTTCGCGCGCACGCAGCACGGCAACAACAACGCGTACTGCCAGGACACGGAGCTGTCCTGGGTGCCGTGGCCCGAGGACGGCAGCGAGCTGCTGGAGTTCACGCGCGCGATGGTGCGGCTGCGGCGCGAGCATCCGGTGTTCCGGCGGCGCCGGTTCTTCCACGGGCGGCCCGTGGAGGGCACCCACGACGATCTGTCGGACATCGCCTGGTTCACGCCGGCCGGCGAGGAGATGGCGCAGGACGACTGGGACTCCACGCAGGCGCGGGCGCTGTCGGTGTTCCTCAACGGCAACGCGATCTCCGAACCGGGGCCTCGCGGGGAGCGCATCGCGGACGACTCGTTCCTGCTGCTGTTCAACGCCTCGCCGAAGACGCTGGAATTCGTGGTGCCGGTGAACCACGGGCGGCAGTGGGAGGTGGTCGTCGACACGGGGCGGGCCGCGGGGGTTGCCCCCGGGACCGGGGCGAAGGTCAAGGCGGGTGACCGGGTGTCGCTGGTCGACCGCAGCATGGTGGTGCTGCAGCGCCCGGCATAG